In the Harmonia axyridis chromosome 3, icHarAxyr1.1, whole genome shotgun sequence genome, one interval contains:
- the LOC123676837 gene encoding uncharacterized protein LOC123676837 isoform X1, protein MSRHKKEPLSYEYVLKYIFWIKKIAIFDFTLAKSYKTLWYFIMLWKLFLTSIQFYLFILILPVMDDMHLKALEKYIYYAIHVLNLFVCCVLIFFNSESYMKSGNAILSRYNLKRKDTIFLRIRRCILIEYLIEEFILYWKIFRIILNVQMNVAMTAQTIFFMYGDIIVNLTATEFSCSLITLAIFALKFHENFRNTRELDNNSSYYIESCKEICSSGKKIFESFSNVIILLLFLYFLMVTYIILSLKLSLFEVTKDGSVKYYWALLSILRVCKIIIGCSMFSLAINQMMDFLKSSITKMSDKDRKQVKFFLLERLHEPSILEIKKCLQFDGGLLYSAIGAITTYAVILFQLDELQTS, encoded by the exons ATGTCTAGACACAAGAAAGAACCGCTGAGTTACGAATACgtcttaaaatatattttttggattAAGAAAATAGCAATTTTCGACTTTACCTTAGCGAAGTCGTATAAGACACTGTGGTATTTTATAATGTTATGGAAATTATTCCTTACGTCCATCCAATTTTACCTATTCATTTTAATTCTTCCTGTAATGGATGATATGCATTTGAAGGCGTTGGAGAAATACATTTATTATGCCATACATGTTCTGAATCTTTTCGTTTGTTGCgttttgatattcttcaattcaGAGTCCTATATGAAAAGTGGGAATGCAATATTGAGCAGGTATAATCTGAAACGAAAAGATACAATTTTTCTAAGAATAAGAAGATGCATCctcattgaatatttaatagAGGAGTTCATACTATATTGGAAAATATTCAGGATTATCCTTAATGTTCAAATGAACGTAGCGATGACCGCTCAAACGATTTTCTTCATGTATGGGGACATTATAGTAAATCTCACTGCAACAGAGTTCAGTTGTTCTTTGATCACTCTAGCCATTTTTGCACTCAAATTCCAcgagaattttcgaaatacacgTGAACTTGATAACAACAGCTCCTATTATATAGAATCTTGTAAAGAAATTTGTTCATCTGGCAAGAAGATATTCGAGTCCTTTTCGaatgtgattattttattattattcctttatttTTTGATGGTGACATATATAATTCTGTCTTTGAAATTATCGTTGTTCGAGGTAACCAAAGATGGCAGTGTTAAGTATTATTGGGCTCTCTTATCAATCCTGAGAGTTTGTAAAATAATTATAGGATGCAGCATGTTTTCATTAGCG ATAAACCAAATGATGGATTTCCTGAAATCCTCTATTACCAAGATGTCTGATAAAGATAGAAAGCAG gtcaaattttttttgctgGAGCGACTTCATGAACCATCGATTTTGGAAATAAAGAAGTGTTTGCAGTTTGATGGTGGCTTATTATATAGTGCTATTGGTGCTATCACAACTTATGCAGTCATACTTTTTCAACTGGACGAACTTCAAACTTCTTGA
- the LOC123676837 gene encoding uncharacterized protein LOC123676837 isoform X2 yields the protein MPRQKKEPLSYEYVLKYILWIKKIAIFDFTLAKSYKTLWYFIMLWKLFLTSIQFYLFILILPAMDDMHLKTMEKYIYYAIHLLNLFVCCVLIFFNSESYMKSGNAILSRYNLKGKDTIFLRIRTCIIIEYVIEEFILYWQIFGVILNVQMNVAMATQTIFFMYGDIIINLTATEFSCSLITIAIFASKFHENFRNTRELDNNSSYYIESCKEICSSGKKILETFSNVIILLLFLYFLVVTYMILSLKLSLFEETKDGNVKYLWTVLSILRVCKIIIGCSMFSSAINQMMDFLKSSITKMSDKDRKQVKFFLLERLHEPSILEIKKCLQFDGGLLYSAIGAITTYAVILFQLDELQTS from the exons ATGCCTAGACAAAAGAAAGAACCGCTAAGTTACGAATACGtcttaaaatatattttatggaTTAAGAAAATAGCAATTTTCGACTTTACCTTAGCGAAGTCGTATAAGACACTGTGGTATTTTATAATGTTATGGAAATTATTCCTTACGTCCATCCAATTTTACCTATTCATTTTAATTCTACCTGCAATGGATGATATGCATTTGAAGACGATGGAGAAATACATTTATTATGCCATACATCTTCTGAATCTTTTTGTATGTTGCgttttgatattcttcaattcaGAGTCCTATATGAAAAGTGGGAATGCAATATTGAGCAGGTATAATCTGAAAGGAAAAGATACAATTTTTCTAAGAATAAGAACATGCATAATCATCGAATATGTAATAGAGGAGTTCATACTGTACTGGCAAATATTCGGGGTTATCCTTAATGTTCAAATGAACGTAGCGATGGCCACTCAAACCATTTTCTTCATGTATGGGGACATTATAATTAATCTCACTGCAACGGAGTTCAGTTGTTCTTTGATCACTATAGCCATTTTTGCATCCAAATTCCAtgagaattttcgaaatacacgTGAACTTGATAACAACAGTTCCTATTATATAGAATCTTGTAAGGAAATTTGTTCATCTGGCAAGAAGATATTAGAGACCTTTTCGaatgtgattattttattattattcctttatttTTTGGTGGTGACATATATGATTCTGTCTTTGAAATTATCGTTGTTCGAGGAAACAAAAGATGGAAATGTTAAGTATTTATGGACTGTCTTATCGATCCTGAGAGTCTGTAAAATAATTATAGGATGCAGCATGTTTTCATCAGCG ATAAACCAAATGATGGATTTCCTGAAATCCTCTATTACCAAGATGTCTGATAAAGATAGAAAGCAG gtcaaattttttttgctgGAGCGACTTCATGAACCATCGATTTTGGAAATAAAGAAGTGTTTGCAGTTTGATGGTGGCTTATTATATAGTGCTATTGGTGCTATCACAACTTATGCAGTCATACTTTTTCAACTGGACGAACTTCAAACTTCTTGA
- the LOC123676837 gene encoding uncharacterized protein LOC123676837 isoform X4 — translation MPRHKKEPLSYEYVLKYILWIKKISIFDFTLAKSYKTLWYFIMLWKLFLTSIQFYLFILILPAMDDMHLKTMEKYIYYAIHLLNLFVCCVLIFFNSDSYMKSGNAILSRYNLKGKDTIFLIMRRCIIIEYFIEEFILYWKIFGFIPNVQINVAIIAQTIFFMYGDIIVNLTATEFSCSLITLAIFALEFHENFRNTRELDNNSSYYIESCKEICSSGKKLFETFSNVIILLLFLYFLMVTYMILSLKLSLFEETKDGSVKYYWALLSILRVCKIIIGCSMFSLAINQMMDFLKSSITKMSDKDRKQVKFFLLERLHEPSILEIKKCLQFDGGLLYSAIGAITTYAVILFQLDELQTS, via the exons ATGCCTAGACATAAGAAAGAACCACTTAGTTACGAATACGtcttaaaatatattttatggatcaagaaaatttcaattttcgactTTACCTTAGCCAAGTCGTACAAGACACTATGGTATTTTATAATGTTATGGAAATTATTCCTTACATCCATCCAATTCTACCTATTCATTTTAATTCTACCTGCAATGGATGATATGCATTTGAAGACGATGGAGAAATACATTTATTATGCCATACATCTTCTGAATCTTTTTGTATGTTGCgttttgatattcttcaattcaGACTCCTATATGAAAAGTGGTAATGCAATATTGAGCAGGTATAATCTGAAAGGAAAAGATACAATTTTTCTGATAATGAGAAGATGCATcatcattgaatatttcatagagGAGTTCATACTGTACTGGAAAATATTCGGGTTTATCCCTAATGTTCAAATAAACGTAGCGATAATCGCTCAAACGATTTTCTTCATGTATGGGGACATTATAGTAAATCTCACTGCAACGGAGTTCAGTTGTTCTTTGATAACTCTAGCCATTTTTGCACTCGAATTCCAcgagaattttcgaaatacacgTGAACTTGATAACAACAGTTCCTATTATATAGAATCTTGTAAGGAAATTTGTTCATCTGGCAAGAAGTTATTCGAGACCTTTTCGaatgtgattattttattattattcctttatttTTTGATGGTGACATATATGATTCTGTCTTTGAAATTATCGTTGTTCGAGGAAACCAAAGATGGCAGTGTTAAGTATTATTGGGCTCTCTTATCGATCCTGAGAGTTTGTAAAATAATTATAGGATGCAGCATGTTTTCATTAGCG ATAAACCAAATGATGGATTTCCTGAAATCCTCTATTACCAAGATGTCTGATAAAGATAGAAAGCAG gtcaaattttttttgctgGAGCGACTTCATGAACCATCGATTTTGGAAATAAAGAAGTGTTTGCAGTTTGATGGTGGCTTATTATATAGTGCTATTGGTGCTATCACAACTTATGCAGTCATACTTTTTCAACTGGACGAACTTCAAACTTCTTGA
- the LOC123676837 gene encoding uncharacterized protein LOC123676837 isoform X3, translating into MSSHNEEILSYEYVLKYILWIKKIAIFDFTLAKSYKISWFFILLWKLFLTFLQFYLYIIVLPKLDSLHLRVMERYCHYAINLLNLVVCSVLIFFDSGINSGNTILSRFDLRADKIFLKMRRCILIEYLLEEIIMLWKIIIVFFFFALKFDLSMTLQTILFMYSDIIFNLTITEFSGSLITLAVYACKFHENFRNSSHFDDSISYYIDSCKDICSSGRKIFENFSNVIIIVIFHYFMILTYISLNVKVTILKGTNRDGDLKYYWAFLSSLRVCKIILGCSLHSFAINQMMDFLKSSITKMSDKDRKQVKFFLLERLHEPSILEIKKCLQFDGGLLYSAIGAITTYAVILFQLDELQTS; encoded by the exons ATGTCGTCCCATAATGAAGAAATACTAAGTTACGAATACGTCTTGAAATACATTTTATGGATCAAGAAAATAGCAATTTTTGACTTTACCTTAGCGAAATCGTATAAAATTTCATGGTTCTTTATACTCTTATGGAAATTGTTTCTCACATTTCTTCAATTCTACTTGTATATAATAGTGCTACCTAAATTGGATTCTTTACATCTGAGAGTGATGGAACGATATTGTCATTATGCAATCAATCTCCTGAATCTTGTTGTTTGTAGCGTTTTGATCTTTTTCGATTCAGGCATCAACAGTGGCAACACAATCTTAAGCAGGTTTGATTTGAGAGCAGATAAGATTTTTCTAAAAATGAGAAGGTGTATCTTGATCGAATATTTATTAGAGGAAATCATAATGTTATGGAAGATTATCattgtcttcttcttcttcgctCTCAAATTCGACTTATCGATGACACTACAGACCATTTTGTTTATGTACTCTGACATTATATTCAATCTTACTATAACAGAGTTCAGTGGTTCCTTGATAACTCTAGCTGTTTATGCTTGCAAGTTccatgaaaattttcgaaattcgagtcATTTCGATGACAGCATATCGTATTATATAGATTCTTGTAAGGATATTTGCTCATCTGGAAGGAAGATCTTCGAGAACTTTTCGAATGTCATTATTATCGTTATCttccattattttatgattCTGACATATATAAGTCTAAATGTAAAGGTAACAATATTAAAAGGAACAAATAGAGATGGTGATTTGAAGTATTATTGGGCTTTCTTATCAAGCCTAAGAGTCTGTAAAATAATCCTAGGATGCAGTCTTCATTCGTTTGCG ATAAACCAAATGATGGATTTCCTGAAATCCTCTATTACCAAGATGTCTGATAAAGATAGAAAGCAG gtcaaattttttttgctgGAGCGACTTCATGAACCATCGATTTTGGAAATAAAGAAGTGTTTGCAGTTTGATGGTGGCTTATTATATAGTGCTATTGGTGCTATCACAACTTATGCAGTCATACTTTTTCAACTGGACGAACTTCAAACTTCTTGA
- the LOC123676837 gene encoding uncharacterized protein LOC123676837 isoform X5, translating to MVTHMILSLKISLFEETKGGNVRYYWTVLSILRVCKIIIGCSMFSLAINQMMDFLKSSITKMSDKDRKQVKFFLLERLHEPSILEIKKCLQFDGGLLYSAIGAITTYAVILFQLDELQTS from the exons TCGTTATTCGAGGAAACCAAAGGTGGCAATGTTAGGTATTATTGGACTGTCTTATCGATCCTGAGAGTTTGTAAAATAATTATAGGATGCAGCATGTTTTCATTAGCG ATAAACCAAATGATGGATTTCCTGAAATCCTCTATTACCAAGATGTCTGATAAAGATAGAAAGCAG gtcaaattttttttgctgGAGCGACTTCATGAACCATCGATTTTGGAAATAAAGAAGTGTTTGCAGTTTGATGGTGGCTTATTATATAGTGCTATTGGTGCTATCACAACTTATGCAGTCATACTTTTTCAACTGGACGAACTTCAAACTTCTTGA